The Strix aluco isolate bStrAlu1 chromosome 18, bStrAlu1.hap1, whole genome shotgun sequence genome includes the window AGGTTTCCCCTCTCCCACACATATAAATGCTTCCCCCTCTTATTCATTTTCTTATCACAGTTTTCTCCAGGCAGAATCAAAGCCATTCAGCAGTGTCTGCATCAAGAATCCAAGCAGTGGAGCAGGGGGTGGTTGTGCTCCTTATCCTAAGGGTAGTTCAGGACAGACAGAGGACCTTCTGCTCCAGCCACTATGTCATTCCCTTACAGATTCAGGAGCAgaaatatttgttgttttaaaacaatttttaatgatTAACTAATCAGTTCATGCCAAAGTTGAGACAGGCTGCACAGGGGCCATAGGCAGGCTGCATCGCTGCATTCTCTGACCAACACCACCATCCGTGGGAAGGCAACTTGCATTTTTGGCTTTAGACTTGGTTTGTAGTCTTGGTTCAGTAAAAGCACCAAACATTTATTCTGTGTTGTCCTCCCTCTCAAGCAAACTGCTGCTTGTTTGCTTCATTACACAGAGACAGAACTCAGGAGACTTTCGGAGATTTTGCTACCACCAGCACAACTACAGCTCagggtttgggtttctttctttttttaaatcagcagtgTAAATACAAACTTGCACTGTTGTATTTATcactgaaaacatctgtaacatCAGATAAATATTGAAGTCTGATGCTTCACCACGTGCCCATGTGTCCACACTGGATTTAAACACTCAGATGATGCAAAAGCAGGCAAGAGCAGACTCACCACGTTAACATTACTCCAGACAGGAATGTGGAGACGTAGTGATGAGACACCCACCAGCCTTTGATCCTGAACAGAAGAAACATGGCAGTTAGACAAGAAACATGGATTTTAGCATTATAAGTCTGGTTTTACAGACAAAAAATGATCCTGActtgggggaggaagagggacagGGAACAAAATAGATGGCCCAACTCAAGCAAAAGGGGTGCTGTGGAACACTGTCCTGGTGATATGGCTTAGCTGGGGCATGAATCCACGACTGCTGGAGGGAGGCTCAGGACCCGGACACATCTCGTGTGCTCCCACGAGCTCTCCAGCACAGCAAGAAGCAGCAGTCGCTGCAGCCCAAGGTACCGCAGTGACTAATGATGCACAAGTTTCAGCccacacacccttttttttttccatgccatgCAAATAAGTGATGTTTCCAAGTCCTTCCTATGAGGTGGCTGTTTCTTTCAGACACGAACGCTGCAGAAAGCTCAGAAAAATCACAGTGAAGCGAGCAAGGGTCGTAGTGAGGCAGAATCAAGAAGTGAAGAGCTCCCCCAGGGACGGCGCTGCTTTGGAAGCTAAGCCAACACGGTGAGTTCATTTGGGGCATTTCCAACCAAAGGTGTGTGACCTCTAACACAAGACAGCACCCGCCTTGCTGTGACCAACCTCAGTGGATGTAGTGAGCCCAGGCTCAGAGGTTTCTCTGCTGGCCTCAGGCAAGCAACTTTACATCcccatgctttgttttttcctctttgtctctgGCCCCACAGCGATTCCCCCTCTCTGGAAAGCACCCCAAAACAAGACATCACACTCACAGAAGCCCTGGGGACAGCCGTGCTTTCAGAAGAAGAGACTGCTtcatccctgctccctgcagtcTGCACTGGGAACTGTGTCCTCAAGCAGCTCCCAGAAATCAGTTTTTAAGATTTTGCCCCTGGGCAAAGCAGGAATGCCCTGATTTTCCCACCCTGTATAAGCACCACTACAAGGGAGCATACCAGTTCtctgtgcagcattcagagcaCGAATGCTTGTGGGAAGCTGGGCTAACACAATGCTGACTGCTCAAAAGGTGGCAAACGAGACAAGTTAGAAGCCCAATTAATTAATGCAACAGGGAGCTGCAAACATTGCAGCAGCAGCCGCCACTCACCCCGCAGCAAACCGACACACGTGGGAAGAGACGCGGCGACTGCTGCGGTTTCCTGCACCAGCCTATCTGGATGATGAAAAGTGGGGACGTGCAGCCATCAGGTTATTGTAAAATCTTAACACCAGACTCCAGGTTCCACACAAGCACAAACTCAAGCAACTTCTTGACCCAGACCTAAGGGAGATACTCCAGGAGTGACTCGCCAGCAGGACCTCACCACCCTGCCTTCGGATCCTACTAAGGGTGCCATAAAGAAATGAGAGCTTGGAGTAAGGATCATCCTTCAGTTAACTTCTCTTTACACAGTTACCCCCTAATCGCCAACTTTCCTTTAATACAACTGTGATTTAGTCACACATATCACAAGATGTGGCAGTGACCCGCGGGGCAGCCACGCTAACCAGAGGGTGTAGAGCCAGTACCTCAGGTTGGTCCTTtcaccaaacacacacacacgcttacACCCGAGAGCACATCTACAGCTAACCCATAGCTACCAAAAACACCCAACGCTTTGCACCAAGAACTTATGGACTTTTAGGAACTacaccttctcctccctccccaaacctcaGGTGGCCACATCTGCTCTTGGAAGTGATCATGGAGAAGGACAGAGACAACAGACCCTGCATAGAGGTATCAGCATCCTGGATTTGCTGAGCTTCAGTGCCAAACTGAATCACCTTttactgcttgtttttcttttaaggacaTTTCATGCTTTAAATAGTTTTGCAGGTGGCACAGTACCTTGATCCATTGCTAATGAGAATGCTTTCCCGTATCGTCAGCGTGCAGTAATACCACACTAACAGAAAGTTAAACACTTCATCTGTCACCCTGTGGtagaaaaaacacagcaaaaaaaaaaaatcctgttagaTTAAacaaagacacattaaaaaaaaaaaatccgtatttttcctcctccccttggGCAGATGGAAACCTGCCCAAGTGAGGCCACAGACACAAAGCTCCAGTCCTGAACATCCCTAATCCACATGCGGAACTGCAGATGTCAGCAGCACCGCCAGGCTCCGAGTCCTTTCCTCTGGGAAGTGCCCCGTGATATAACACTGCAGATCTTGAGCCGATAAGCAGGTATGCAGAGATGACATTAATTCCTTCTGAAGGAAAGCACCATGGAAGCAGTGGATGATCCAATTTAGAAAGGCATTTCCAGGCTAATTCAATGAGTAGATTCCATGAGATCTATATAAATCCAATCAACTAGAAGAGCAGAAGAGCATTACcctctgggagggaaaaaaaccccaactttatTTTGCCATTTGCAAACCCCTGAGGCCAAGAGTATTTGGGGCAGCATCTGTATAAGGCAGCATCATTCCCTGGTATGATCCTGCATTCACCCAGACCCACTGAGGTCTCTGTGGAAGTGCCCGGCTCCAGCATCTTCCtgttttttaagcaaaactgaaTAGTGGAAGCTTGTTGGTGCTCAGACACTTCTCTTAGTTACAAGAGGCTCCAAAAAGAAGTTAAACTAGGAAAAGTGAGTAGCTAAAGTACAGGTCCTGCCAGTGTCAAAGAAGAGGTGTAaaagctgtccctgctgtccaaCTGTTCAAAGCCTAAACATTGCCAGAGCCTCTCTCACTGTCCTTAACAGAAGAGAACACAGTTCAAACCCAGCACGTTTTTAttcaaaatactttattaaaattaaaaaggattaCCTGTAGTGGAGAATAAACCTGCAGGCTACGGCTCCGAGCAACAAGATTATCGTCAGATAAAGTTTGAATTTCTCATACTCATCCTTGTAGGCGAACCTGGAAGAGAACAGCCGCTGCTTACAGACACAAGTCTGGTGGTTTACTGGAACGTGGCTTCACTTGTTTCAAACCAGATACAAATCCACATGCCAAGCCCGGAGACAGGGGTTTTGCCTGAAACATTTAGAAAACCAGCGGACAGCAGTGAAAGGCAGCATTCTGCCTGCAGGGTCTGTCCAGGCTGCACAGCCATTGCACTGCGAGACAACGGCTTAAGTCCACAAGAGCTCGTTTCTTGCTTAAAGGCAAGTGATGAACAGAATCCATCAGAGCTACATAAAGTATCAGGTCATGGTCCAACCTGCCCACCCTCGATGTTTCATTTTTTATCAGATCTCAGAGAAACCCATTCCCATCTCTGGACTTCAGTCCACATCCACAGCCGGCCCCAGAGAAACCCAAATTCACACATGTGGAAATGCTCACTTACTTTGCTTGGTTACTCAGGAGAGTCACATTCACATTTCCCAGCACCAGATTTAAGTATAAGCTGGAAGACAAAAACCAAGAGCAGACCCAAGTAAGTTTTATTTGAACACCACAAGATGACCCACATTGGAGCTGAAGAGACCAGTGTATCTGCCAAAACCACATTTGCTGTAGGTTTTTAATTAAGGCAAACTGGAGAGATAGACTACAGATGAGGATTTAAACGTGTAAAGATTGGTCAGTGTTTCcaagaagttagaaaaaaagcttattttcctgGTCCCTTTTCTGCGCTGAAGTCTAAGAGTGAGATATGTAGTGTGTACTGTCCAAACCCAAAAATAACGGGGAGAAATCGGAAGAAAATTTTCTGATAGAAACTTCCAAGGGGCTGCAGCATCACACAGCCTTTGACAAGTGAAAGAAATCTGTCCTAGCAACCCCACTTGAAGCAAAGTATAAATTTAAAGTCAGTTGAAAACActattataaaaaaagaaagaaaattcttgtgATGATTTAGTCTTTAAAAAATTAGCACAGGAAAATATCAATGTGAAACAGTGAATTGCAAGATCTTTTGCCAATGCAGggttacttttattttaataaaaaaacctgcacTGCCTACACGCAGTACATTTACATACACTTCCAGCTAATGAATTCTGTGTAAAACTgacacagcagctcagcaagaGATTTATGACTAATCCAGTTTTACATGTATTTCTTCAACATGCACATTATCCTTCGGGAACAACACCGCTGCGAACACTTAAATTCAGCTTTCCTGGAGCACACGCCTCCCCAGCAAAGCACATACCCATTCTTCTTCGGCAAGTAGGCTTCCATGTCAAAGAAGGCATTTTGCCTCTCCTTGATCTGGGTGCTGATCTCCTGAATGAGAGCAAACTCTTCAGGACTCGCTCTGGGCTTGCACCTGCAAGAACACAGAAACAAGATATTCCTGTTCATATTTTTACCTCCTTTTTATTTACAGGAAAATAACATTGTCATAAAACCCATGCTGTTAAAAAGCTAACTGTGTTGAGTCAATGCCACTGCACACTTTGCTCCTGTATTTCTGCAGCACCCTTTGGCTTACCATGATTTTATTTCACTGCCTGGTTTATGCTGTTGTAGGTTATTTCAACTGGCTGGTTTATAAATCAGCTTCTCTTTTAATCTCAGCTCAGTGACAGGATCCCGTACTTCTTCCCTAGCAGAGCACTTAAAAGAATATTGTGCTTTTTTGCAGGAACTCCTTCCACTTTGGGAACTTTGTGCACGGTTTCAGGCACTGCCCTTGCAGaagctgcagctctccaggcaTGAAATATTTCAGGATGTAACAAACCACACAGCTGATGATTTACTGACAAACTGTGGTTTTACCAATTAATGTAAAACAGAGAGCAGTGCACAGCAGCATTAGCAACCCGTGGCGTCAGAGGTGGTGTATTCAGACCTGCACACAAGGAATTTAGCCTGTGGCTCCTGGGGATCAGCTGAGCAGCCAGAGACAGTTCCCTCCTGTAAATCCACCCAGGAGCAAGTTACACCTTCAGGTTCAAGAATTGATGCTGCTCTTCCAGGACAGCTTATGGAGCAAAGCTTTGCTCACCTAGCAAAACACAGGGACCAAAAGCTGTACGGTCCTGCCGTGTATGGCACATACTACAAGGATACAAACCCACACAGGCTCCCTCAAAGATCATCTTTATTTTCAGGACTCCATCTCTCACGCAGTTATGAACATGGCTGTGGAGGCGACTCAAGAATAATATGGAGCAAAATTACCACCGCAACACAGATTGCTTACTAAAACACTAAAAATCCAAACATTTCAGCCCTTTGGGAAGGAGAAACATCCTATCTCTGCCTCCTCCACCCTCCAGGTCTCCCGTTACCGTTGCAGGGTGTGCTTCAGATCCTTTAGTGTCTTCTTCTGCCGGCGTatggagctgctgcaggctgtCTGCAAGCTGGTGACTTCTTCCAGTTTCTGCCTGTAAACTTTGTGTGTTTCCTGCAGGAGAAGAGGAGATGATTGGTAGGAAGAACCCTTCTAGGTTACACATTGTATTTGGTCCTCATCTctgaaggaagaaagcaaaaccctGGTTTTTGGGAGTCAGCGGGCACCCCTGCAAACAACCAAGGAGGGGATGATGTTAAACCAGTGCAGATCCAACACAGCTTAAATGGACATTGATGAAGTTCCTGCAAACTAAAGAGCGTCCTCTGCACTCATTTAATCTCCACTTTCTAACAAGCTTTCCCATTCAGAAGTTCCTCGTTCCATCTCACCCTGTAACGAAGCCCTAATCCTCCGTTTGATCCCAATCTGTTCCTATCAAATGGGTGGCTAAATCACAGAACAGGATCTCTGATTTCACAGCCAGATTAAAtatgggaaaaaagaagaaagaaagatgacGACc containing:
- the TMEM120B gene encoding transmembrane protein 120B isoform X1, which encodes MRVQLERCRGEWRELEEEFRQLQETHKVYRQKLEEVTSLQTACSSSIRRQKKTLKDLKHTLQRCKPRASPEEFALIQEISTQIKERQNAFFDMEAYLPKKNGLYLNLVLGNVNVTLLSNQAKFAYKDEYEKFKLYLTIILLLGAVACRFILHYRVTDEVFNFLLVWYYCTLTIRESILISNGSRIKGWWVSHHYVSTFLSGVMLTWPDGLMYQMFRSQFLAFSIFQSCVQFLQYYYQRGCLYRLRALGERNHLDLTVEGFQSWMWRGLTFLLPFLFFGHFWQLYNAITLFGLSRHKECKEWQVFVLAFTFLLLFLGNFLTTLKVVHTKLQKNKDKMKKL
- the TMEM120B gene encoding transmembrane protein 120B isoform X2, which codes for MRVQLERCRGEWRELEEEFRQLQETHKVYRQKLEEVTSLQTACSSSIRRQKKTLKDLKHTLQRCKPRASPEEFALIQEISTQIKERQNAFFDMEAYLPKKNGLYLNLVLGNVNVTLLSNQAKFAYKDEYEKFKLYLTIILLLGAVACRFILHYRVTDEVFNFLLVWYYCTLTIRESILISNGSRIKGWWVSHHYVSTFLSGVMLTWPDGLMYQMFRSQFLAFSIFQSCVQFLQYYYQRGCLYRLRALGERNHLDLTVEGFQSWMWRGLTFLLPFLFFGHFWQLYNAITLFGLSRHKECKEWQVGFCVGFHVSAALPWELPHYSQSGAH